One genomic region from Streptomyces sp. NBC_01431 encodes:
- a CDS encoding alkaline phosphatase family protein translates to MAELTRRRLLGSAAGAIGGAAALTLLPPSVQKAVAAGAPRHGSLQDIEHVVMLMQENRSFDHYFGTLSGVRGFSDPDALKLPNGRSVFYQPDPANPRGYLLPFHLNTRSTSAQAIPSTSHAWAVQHQAWNGGKMDRWLPAHRKADGVNGPYVMGYYTREDIPFQFALAETFTICDNYYSSVFGPTWPNRLYWMTGTIDPGGTKGGPVVSNRAPKPYRWTTYAERLQSAGVSWKVYQQDDDYGCNLLEQFQSFRDAKPGSPLYERGVRPQPAGTFEDDARADRLPAVSWIIPTSHQSEHPDYLPAAGADFVAQKIEAIASNPKVWAKTAFILNYDENDGLFDHVAPPTPKAGTADEFVGGLPIGGGFRVPAIIISPWTVGGWVASEAFDHTSALRFLEEFTGVKEPNISQWRRRTFGDLTTAFRFSSAPPRPPRLPDDTAKQLEEAKREVATLPKPTLPGADQTFPKQERGHRPHV, encoded by the coding sequence ATGGCCGAGTTGACACGACGCAGACTCCTCGGATCGGCAGCCGGGGCGATCGGCGGGGCGGCGGCACTGACCCTGCTGCCGCCCAGTGTGCAAAAGGCCGTCGCCGCCGGCGCGCCGCGCCACGGGTCACTGCAGGACATCGAGCACGTCGTCATGCTGATGCAGGAGAACCGGTCGTTCGACCACTACTTCGGCACCCTGTCCGGCGTCCGCGGGTTCAGTGACCCGGACGCCCTCAAGCTGCCCAACGGGCGCTCGGTGTTCTACCAGCCCGACCCGGCCAATCCCCGGGGCTACCTGCTGCCCTTCCACCTCAACACGCGCAGCACGAGCGCGCAGGCCATCCCGTCCACCAGCCATGCCTGGGCCGTGCAGCACCAGGCGTGGAACGGCGGAAAGATGGACCGGTGGCTGCCCGCGCACCGCAAGGCGGACGGCGTCAACGGGCCCTATGTGATGGGCTACTACACCCGCGAGGACATCCCGTTCCAGTTCGCGCTCGCGGAGACCTTCACCATCTGCGACAACTACTACTCCTCCGTCTTCGGCCCGACCTGGCCGAACCGCCTGTACTGGATGACCGGCACGATCGACCCGGGCGGCACCAAGGGCGGCCCGGTGGTCAGCAACCGCGCGCCCAAGCCGTACCGGTGGACGACGTACGCCGAGCGCCTCCAGTCCGCCGGCGTCAGCTGGAAGGTCTACCAGCAGGACGACGACTACGGCTGCAACCTGCTTGAGCAGTTCCAGTCCTTCCGCGACGCCAAGCCCGGCTCCCCGCTGTACGAGCGCGGGGTGCGACCGCAGCCCGCCGGCACCTTCGAGGACGACGCCCGCGCCGACCGGCTGCCCGCGGTCTCCTGGATCATCCCGACCAGCCACCAGTCCGAGCACCCCGACTACCTGCCCGCCGCGGGCGCGGACTTCGTGGCCCAGAAGATCGAGGCCATCGCGTCCAACCCGAAGGTGTGGGCGAAGACCGCGTTCATCCTCAACTACGACGAGAACGACGGCCTGTTCGACCATGTGGCCCCGCCGACACCGAAGGCGGGCACGGCGGACGAGTTCGTCGGCGGGCTGCCCATCGGGGGCGGCTTCCGTGTCCCCGCCATCATCATCTCGCCGTGGACCGTGGGCGGCTGGGTGGCGAGCGAGGCCTTCGACCACACCTCCGCGCTGCGCTTCCTGGAAGAGTTCACGGGCGTCAAGGAGCCCAACATCAGCCAGTGGCGCCGCCGCACCTTCGGCGACCTGACCACGGCCTTCCGGTTCAGCAGCGCCCCGCCCCGCCCGCCGCGGCTGCCGGACGACACGGCGAAGCAGCTGGAGGAGGCCAAGCGCGAGGTGGCCACCCTTCCGAAGCCGACCCTGCCCGGCGCCGACCAGACCTTCCCCAAGCAGGAGCGCGGGCACCGGCCGCACGTGTAA
- a CDS encoding NADPH:quinone oxidoreductase family protein, giving the protein MQAWRVHENGEPGEVMRLDEVDRPVPGEGQVLLRVRAANINFPDALLCRGQYQIRPPLPFTPGVEICGETADGRRVIATPALPNGGFAEYVVADEAALLPAPDALDDAEAAALHIGYQTAMFALHRRARVQEGETLLVHAAAGGVGSAAVQLGKAAGARVIGVVGGPDKAEVARKLGCDTVIDRRADDIVAAVKEATGGRGADVVFDPVGGDAYAKSAKCVAFEGRIVIVGFASGSIPAPALNHALVKNYSIVGLHWGLYNQKDPASVLRCHEQLTRLAAEGTVKPLISRRVPLKDAAAAVQCVADGTTTGRVVVVADGVGR; this is encoded by the coding sequence ATGCAGGCATGGCGAGTGCACGAGAACGGTGAGCCGGGCGAGGTGATGCGGCTCGACGAGGTGGACCGGCCCGTGCCGGGCGAGGGCCAGGTCCTGCTGCGGGTGCGTGCGGCGAACATCAACTTCCCCGACGCGCTGCTCTGCCGGGGGCAGTACCAGATCCGGCCGCCGCTGCCGTTCACGCCGGGTGTGGAGATCTGCGGCGAGACGGCCGACGGCCGGCGCGTCATCGCGACGCCCGCCCTGCCCAACGGCGGCTTCGCCGAGTACGTCGTCGCCGACGAGGCGGCCCTGCTGCCCGCGCCCGACGCCCTGGACGACGCCGAGGCCGCGGCGCTGCACATCGGCTACCAGACCGCGATGTTCGCTCTGCACCGCAGGGCCCGCGTCCAGGAGGGCGAGACGCTGCTCGTGCACGCCGCCGCCGGAGGCGTCGGCAGCGCGGCCGTGCAACTCGGCAAGGCGGCCGGGGCCCGGGTGATCGGTGTCGTCGGCGGTCCCGACAAGGCCGAAGTGGCACGGAAGCTGGGGTGCGACACGGTCATCGACCGGCGCGCCGACGACATCGTGGCGGCCGTGAAGGAGGCCACCGGCGGGCGCGGCGCCGATGTCGTCTTCGATCCGGTGGGCGGTGACGCGTACGCCAAGTCCGCGAAGTGCGTCGCCTTCGAGGGCCGGATCGTCATCGTCGGGTTCGCGAGCGGAAGCATCCCCGCCCCCGCGCTCAACCACGCCCTCGTCAAGAACTACTCGATCGTCGGCCTGCACTGGGGCCTGTACAACCAGAAGGACCCGGCGTCCGTCCTGCGCTGCCACGAGCAGCTCACCCGGCTCGCAGCCGAGGGCACGGTCAAGCCGCTGATCAGCCGGCGGGTGCCGCTGAAGGACGCCGCGGCCGCCGTGCAGTGCGTGGCCGACGGCACGACCACCGGACGTGTGGTCGTCGTCGCGGACGGAGTCGGCCGATGA
- a CDS encoding response regulator transcription factor, protein MDTATPEASLLVVDDEPNIRELLSASLRFVGFKVVSAATGADALAAIAKERPDLVVLDVMLPDMTGFAVVRKLREEAGGGPGPDHLPVLFLTAKDGVDDKISGLTAGGDDYVTKPFSLEELIARIRAILRRTGGPSGEGRLVAGDLELDPVGHQVLRAGRPVSLSPTEFKLLAYLMTNADRVVSKPQILDHVWAYDFGGDLSIVESYISYVRRKVDSGTGGAPKLIHTVRGIGYVLRRPQS, encoded by the coding sequence ATGGACACGGCCACGCCCGAGGCGAGCCTGCTGGTCGTCGACGACGAGCCGAACATCAGGGAACTGCTCTCGGCGTCGCTGCGTTTCGTCGGCTTCAAGGTCGTCTCGGCGGCCACCGGCGCCGACGCGCTGGCGGCGATCGCCAAGGAGCGTCCCGACCTGGTGGTCCTCGATGTGATGCTGCCCGACATGACGGGCTTCGCGGTGGTGCGCAAACTGCGCGAGGAAGCGGGCGGCGGCCCGGGTCCGGACCATCTGCCGGTGCTCTTCCTCACCGCGAAGGACGGCGTCGACGACAAGATCAGCGGCCTGACGGCGGGCGGCGACGACTACGTCACCAAGCCCTTCAGCCTGGAGGAGCTGATCGCCCGGATCCGCGCGATCCTGCGCCGCACCGGCGGCCCGAGCGGCGAGGGCCGCCTGGTGGCGGGCGACCTCGAACTGGACCCGGTGGGCCACCAGGTCCTGCGGGCCGGGCGGCCCGTCTCCCTCTCCCCCACCGAGTTCAAGCTCCTCGCGTACCTGATGACCAACGCCGACCGCGTGGTGTCCAAGCCGCAGATCCTCGACCACGTGTGGGCGTACGACTTCGGCGGCGACCTCAGCATCGTCGAGTCGTACATCTCCTATGTGCGTCGCAAGGTGGACTCCGGGACCGGGGGCGCGCCCAAACTCATCCACACCGTGCGCGGCATCGGCTACGTGCTGCGCCGTCCGCAGTCCTGA
- a CDS encoding ABC transporter permease, translated as MNPFETLRFAFGGLAANKVRSALTMLGVLIGVAAVIVLLAVGNGSSQAVKNSIEKLGTNALTVSSGGGFGGSRSATVTKPLTVDDARALADPATAPHVESVAPETTTSQTALYDGTSHPVSQVVGTYPAYFKASNSKVTKGDYFSSDDVLASRKVAVIGSTTATDLFGTADPVGKKMTLGGTPFTVVGVLATKGGTGFQDPDDVVIAPLPTVQNAFTGFGSLGQILVEAKSADATTDAQTEITTVLMGRHGLKDPNALDFRVSSQASLLTTQADTNKTFTVLLGAVAAISLLVGGIGITNIMLVTVTERTREIGIRKAIGAPRGVILGQFLAESTLLSLIGGGLGVAAGLIGSHFTIVGIKPVIIPESVVGAFAIAVAIGLFFGGYPANRAASLRPIEALRHE; from the coding sequence GTGAACCCGTTCGAGACGCTGCGCTTCGCCTTCGGCGGGCTCGCGGCGAACAAGGTGCGCTCCGCGCTGACCATGCTCGGGGTGCTGATCGGCGTGGCCGCGGTCATCGTGCTGCTCGCCGTCGGCAACGGCTCGTCGCAGGCCGTGAAGAACTCCATCGAGAAGCTCGGCACCAACGCGCTCACGGTGTCCTCCGGCGGCGGCTTCGGCGGCTCGCGCTCGGCCACCGTCACCAAACCCCTCACCGTGGATGACGCGAGGGCACTCGCCGATCCCGCGACGGCCCCGCACGTGGAGTCGGTCGCCCCGGAGACCACCACCTCGCAGACCGCGCTGTACGACGGAACGTCGCACCCGGTCAGCCAGGTCGTGGGCACCTACCCGGCGTACTTCAAGGCGTCCAACAGCAAGGTCACCAAGGGCGACTACTTCAGCTCCGACGACGTGCTCGCCTCCCGCAAGGTGGCCGTCATCGGCTCGACCACGGCAACCGACCTGTTCGGCACCGCCGATCCGGTCGGCAAGAAGATGACGCTCGGCGGTACGCCGTTCACGGTCGTCGGCGTCCTCGCCACCAAGGGCGGCACCGGCTTCCAGGACCCCGACGACGTGGTGATCGCCCCACTGCCCACCGTGCAGAACGCCTTCACCGGCTTCGGCTCGCTCGGCCAGATCCTCGTCGAGGCCAAGTCGGCCGACGCGACGACCGACGCGCAGACCGAGATCACCACCGTCCTGATGGGACGGCACGGTCTCAAGGACCCGAACGCGCTCGACTTCCGGGTGAGCAGCCAGGCGTCCCTGCTGACCACCCAGGCCGACACGAACAAGACGTTCACGGTGCTGCTCGGCGCGGTGGCCGCGATCTCGCTGCTCGTCGGCGGGATCGGCATCACCAACATCATGCTGGTGACGGTGACCGAGCGGACCCGCGAGATCGGCATCCGCAAGGCGATCGGCGCGCCCCGGGGCGTCATCCTCGGGCAGTTCCTCGCCGAGTCGACGCTGCTTTCGCTGATCGGCGGCGGGCTCGGGGTGGCCGCGGGACTGATCGGCTCGCACTTCACCATCGTCGGCATCAAGCCGGTGATCATCCCCGAATCGGTCGTCGGCGCGTTCGCCATCGCCGTGGCGATCGGCCTCTTCTTCGGCGGCTACCCGGCCAACCGCGCCGCGAGCCTGCGGCCCATCGAAGCGCTGCGGCACGAATGA
- a CDS encoding efflux RND transporter periplasmic adaptor subunit has translation MKVLPRRRKAVLINSVLGVAVLAGAGGAYAAVTSDSGTPAKSGARTATVAKDTVLATVSGSGSLTSPSDAGVNFTTGGRLTEVDVKPGDKVSKGQLLGKVDATAAKETLSQDEASLTAAQANLTKVQEGQPSSSTSTGSGGGATRGGASTATATTPTASPTVDPAQLAQAEAQLTQAQNAVDAAQRAVDGTTLTAPVAGTVASVSAKTGDTVTGTGGNGTSNGGNGGGSNSASSSASSASSSALSGFVVLTNPSGMQVTANFSEADALKLKPGQAATVTLNAESDTVLNAKVLSVSSLPVSSGSGSGGGGQSSSGSAVQYAATLTITSPTTSLRTGLSASIQVVTGEASGALSVPTAAVSGTGANRTVTVVKADGSTQRTPVTVGVEGDTTDQILSGLSEGEKVQLTTVSTTGNGGFPSGAFPGGLGGGGGRTRGGGGTAGGGFRAGGGGGGRG, from the coding sequence ATGAAGGTGCTTCCACGACGGCGCAAAGCCGTCCTGATCAACTCGGTGCTCGGCGTGGCCGTCCTCGCGGGCGCCGGTGGCGCCTACGCAGCGGTGACCAGCGACAGCGGCACTCCCGCGAAGAGCGGCGCCCGGACCGCGACGGTCGCCAAGGACACGGTCCTCGCCACCGTGTCCGGCTCCGGCTCCCTGACCTCGCCCAGCGACGCCGGGGTGAACTTCACCACCGGCGGCCGACTCACCGAGGTCGACGTCAAGCCGGGCGACAAGGTCTCCAAGGGGCAGCTGCTCGGCAAGGTCGACGCCACCGCGGCCAAGGAGACCCTCTCCCAGGACGAGGCGTCGCTGACCGCGGCCCAGGCCAACCTCACCAAGGTGCAGGAGGGCCAGCCCAGTTCGAGCACGTCGACCGGCTCGGGCGGCGGCGCCACCCGGGGCGGCGCGAGCACCGCGACCGCGACCACGCCCACCGCCTCGCCGACGGTCGACCCCGCCCAGCTGGCCCAGGCCGAAGCACAGCTCACCCAGGCCCAGAACGCGGTGGACGCGGCCCAGCGGGCCGTCGACGGGACCACGCTCACCGCCCCGGTGGCCGGGACCGTCGCGTCCGTGTCGGCGAAGACGGGCGACACCGTCACGGGCACCGGCGGCAACGGCACGAGCAACGGCGGCAACGGCGGCGGCTCCAACTCGGCGTCCAGCAGCGCCAGTTCGGCCTCGTCCTCGGCCCTGTCCGGCTTCGTGGTACTCACCAACCCCTCCGGCATGCAGGTCACCGCCAACTTCTCCGAGGCCGACGCGCTCAAGCTGAAGCCCGGCCAGGCGGCCACCGTCACGCTCAACGCCGAGTCGGACACCGTCCTCAACGCCAAGGTACTCTCGGTCAGTTCGCTGCCCGTATCCAGCGGTTCCGGCTCCGGCGGTGGCGGCCAAAGCAGCTCGGGCAGCGCCGTGCAGTACGCGGCCACGCTCACCATCACCAGCCCCACCACGTCGCTGCGCACCGGCCTCAGCGCCAGCATCCAGGTCGTCACGGGCGAGGCGTCCGGCGCCCTGTCGGTGCCGACCGCCGCGGTGAGCGGCACGGGCGCCAACCGCACCGTGACCGTGGTCAAGGCCGACGGCAGCACCCAGCGCACCCCGGTGACCGTCGGCGTGGAGGGCGACACCACCGACCAGATCCTCAGCGGACTGAGCGAGGGCGAGAAGGTGCAGCTCACCACCGTCTCCACGACCGGCAACGGCGGCTTCCCGAGCGGCGCCTTCCCGGGCGGTCTCGGCGGGGGCGGCGGGCGGACCCGCGGCGGGGGCGGCACGGCAGGCGGCGGCTTCCGTGCCGGTGGCGGCGGGGGTGGCCGCGGATGA
- a CDS encoding ABC transporter ATP-binding protein yields the protein MTPPLWPRGTAALPEAPSTDGPWDPPPVIEVRSLLKTYGHGDATVRALGGPVDPATGTSPGVELLVKQGDFVAVMGSSGSGKSTLMNILGCLDVPTSGRYLLDGIDVGGLDEHQLSLVRNRKIGFVFQSFNLVPRTPALAQVELPLAYAGVKPAERRRRARAALTLVGLADRMDHRPNELSGGQQQRVAVARALVTAPAMLLADEPTGNLDSHSTEEVLAVVDRLNAAGRTVVLITHEDEVARHAKRVIRLVDGTIVDDVRQAPVDGPPPALREDNSLVGGAR from the coding sequence ATGACGCCACCCCTGTGGCCGCGCGGCACCGCGGCGCTGCCCGAGGCGCCGTCGACCGACGGCCCCTGGGACCCGCCGCCGGTGATCGAGGTGCGCTCGCTGCTCAAGACGTACGGGCACGGCGACGCGACCGTCCGTGCGCTCGGCGGCCCCGTGGACCCGGCGACCGGCACGTCCCCGGGGGTCGAACTGCTCGTCAAGCAGGGCGACTTCGTGGCCGTGATGGGAAGTTCGGGTTCCGGCAAGTCGACCCTGATGAACATCCTCGGCTGCCTGGACGTGCCGACCTCCGGCCGCTATCTGCTCGACGGCATCGACGTGGGCGGGCTCGACGAGCACCAGCTCTCGCTGGTCCGCAACCGCAAGATCGGCTTCGTCTTCCAGTCGTTCAACCTGGTGCCGCGCACACCCGCGCTGGCCCAGGTCGAACTGCCGCTGGCGTACGCGGGTGTCAAGCCCGCCGAGCGGCGCCGCCGGGCTCGGGCCGCGCTCACCCTGGTGGGTCTCGCCGACCGGATGGACCACCGCCCCAACGAACTCTCCGGCGGCCAGCAGCAGCGCGTGGCCGTCGCCCGCGCGCTGGTCACCGCGCCCGCGATGCTGCTCGCCGACGAACCCACCGGCAACCTCGACAGCCACAGCACCGAAGAGGTACTGGCCGTGGTGGACCGGCTGAACGCGGCTGGGCGCACCGTCGTGCTGATCACCCACGAGGACGAGGTGGCCCGGCACGCCAAGCGGGTCATCCGCCTGGTCGACGGAACCATCGTCGACGATGTACGCCAAGCCCCCGTCGACGGCCCGCCGCCCGCCCTGCGCGAGGACAACTCCCTTGTCGGAGGCGCCCGGTGA
- a CDS encoding SDR family oxidoreductase: MTHQNARPAHPGLPAPPPLGACALPPGTYEGSVVLVTGGGSGLGKAMATEFARLGADLMIVGRSADRLKTAREELAELGGRVAAAVCDIREPERIAEVFDAAEATLGLPAVLVNNAAANFPSPAEDLSPNAWRAVLDITLTGTWFMTREFGRRHLAAGTPGSVISIGASYAWTGGPGYAHSAAAKAGVRNLVETLAVEWGPYGIQVNGLVPGLFPHQDLPEAVRTHLDRAQDSAELALRQPALRVGLPRELGWAATFLASPYARFISGHTLVVDGANWQRRTLVTPPVSSVREQLGRGAFEE, from the coding sequence ATGACGCACCAGAACGCACGGCCGGCGCACCCCGGGCTCCCCGCGCCCCCTCCGCTCGGCGCGTGCGCGCTGCCGCCGGGGACGTACGAGGGCAGCGTGGTCCTGGTCACCGGGGGCGGGTCGGGTCTTGGCAAGGCGATGGCCACCGAGTTCGCGCGGCTCGGCGCCGACCTCATGATCGTGGGCCGCTCGGCGGACCGCCTCAAAACCGCCCGGGAAGAGCTCGCGGAGCTCGGCGGGCGGGTGGCGGCGGCGGTGTGCGACATCAGGGAGCCCGAGCGGATAGCCGAGGTCTTCGACGCGGCCGAGGCAACGCTCGGCCTCCCGGCCGTCCTGGTGAACAATGCCGCCGCCAACTTCCCCTCCCCCGCCGAGGACTTGTCGCCGAACGCCTGGCGGGCGGTGCTCGACATCACCCTCACCGGCACCTGGTTCATGACCCGGGAGTTCGGTCGCCGTCATCTCGCGGCAGGCACCCCCGGATCAGTGATCAGCATCGGAGCCTCGTACGCCTGGACCGGCGGGCCGGGCTATGCGCATTCGGCGGCGGCGAAGGCGGGGGTCCGCAATCTCGTGGAGACGCTGGCCGTGGAGTGGGGCCCGTACGGCATCCAGGTGAACGGCCTGGTGCCCGGTCTGTTTCCGCACCAGGACCTCCCCGAGGCGGTCCGCACCCACCTCGACCGCGCACAGGACTCCGCCGAACTCGCCCTGCGCCAGCCGGCGTTGCGTGTGGGCCTGCCCCGCGAGCTCGGCTGGGCCGCCACCTTCCTCGCCTCTCCCTACGCGCGTTTCATCAGCGGCCACACCTTGGTGGTGGACGGGGCGAACTGGCAGCGCCGCACGCTGGTGACCCCGCCGGTGAGCAGCGTGCGGGAGCAGCTGGGGCGCGGCGCGTTCGAAGAGTGA
- a CDS encoding enoyl-CoA hydratase/isomerase family protein, which yields MIDTLDRRVGEGEERIRLDITAGGTGVLTLCRPEKLNGWSWESSRQLGLLADRIRFDESVRVVLLRAEGRAFCAGIDVTAPGGAITGRSAAERTHRYYEGIRWVHERFAAFARLPQPVIAAVQGYCLGFGFELALMADIRIAADDAVFALPETGIGVAVDAGGDLRIARDAGAGWAKLLALTGRRIDAPTAERLRLVQQVLPKAELESTAKGIAAEIAANAPLAVRSVKRGIDAFADAGLAEALDRTALSAALTLTSEDAREGYAAKAARRPPSFDGT from the coding sequence GTGATCGACACCTTGGACCGGCGGGTCGGCGAAGGCGAGGAACGGATCCGGCTCGACATCACCGCCGGGGGCACCGGAGTCCTCACGCTCTGCCGGCCGGAGAAGCTCAACGGATGGAGCTGGGAGTCCAGCCGCCAACTGGGGCTGCTCGCCGACCGCATCCGCTTCGACGAGTCGGTCAGGGTCGTACTGCTGCGGGCCGAGGGGCGGGCCTTCTGTGCCGGGATCGACGTCACCGCGCCTGGCGGAGCCATCACCGGACGCTCGGCCGCCGAACGCACCCACCGCTACTACGAGGGCATCCGCTGGGTCCACGAGCGCTTCGCCGCCTTCGCCCGGCTGCCGCAGCCCGTGATCGCCGCCGTCCAGGGGTACTGTCTCGGCTTCGGCTTCGAACTGGCCCTGATGGCCGACATTCGGATCGCGGCCGACGACGCCGTGTTCGCCCTGCCGGAGACCGGGATCGGCGTGGCGGTCGACGCGGGAGGCGATCTGCGCATCGCGCGCGACGCGGGTGCGGGCTGGGCCAAACTGCTCGCCCTCACCGGCCGCCGCATCGACGCCCCCACCGCGGAGCGACTCCGCCTCGTCCAACAGGTGCTGCCGAAAGCCGAGTTGGAGTCCACCGCCAAAGGCATCGCCGCCGAGATAGCGGCCAACGCGCCGCTCGCCGTACGGTCCGTCAAGCGCGGCATCGACGCCTTCGCCGACGCGGGCCTCGCCGAGGCCCTCGACCGTACGGCGCTGTCCGCGGCTCTCACGCTCACCTCCGAGGACGCCCGTGAGGGCTATGCGGCCAAGGCGGCGCGACGCCCGCCGTCCTTCGACGGAACGTGA
- a CDS encoding sensor histidine kinase has translation MLRYLRARLGRLPRRFAALSLRSRLVLLAMALVALGLTVSDTVVLSSVRGQLVQRVDQQLDRFGASVAHRVRVEGTPAPRLNRPGGSRAWLPSQYVIAFAADDGKVTEQFRQPVAAGDPRPVWPTMDAQALRARLGKPFEVPSDHGGGSWRMLIVPVDSADPAIPAGVVVAAPLEEVSSTVDHLATAFELIGVVVALLLGVAGWFAVRAGLRPLRRIEATAAEIAAGRPLSHRMPDASPRTEAGRLTSALNGMLAQLESAFAARAESEEQMRRFVADASHELRTPLAGIRGFAELYRMGALADDADVKRTMARIESEAVRLGGLVEDLLTLVRMDEQRPLQLAPMDLRTLAVDALHDTRALDPTREVTLTGLGGSGAPGPAPVLGDESRLRQVVANLVGNAVAHTPSGSAVRIGVGSTDGHGFIEVADSGPGLAPEQAARVFERFYRVDASRSRQTGGGAGLGLAIASALVQAHQGGVELDTAPGEGAVFRVRLPTAP, from the coding sequence ATGCTGAGGTACCTCCGGGCGCGCCTTGGACGGCTGCCGCGCCGCTTCGCCGCCCTTTCGCTGCGCTCGCGGCTCGTGCTGCTCGCCATGGCGTTGGTCGCGCTGGGTCTCACCGTGAGCGACACCGTCGTACTGAGCTCGGTACGCGGCCAGTTGGTGCAGCGGGTGGACCAGCAGCTCGACCGGTTCGGGGCGTCGGTGGCGCACCGGGTCCGCGTCGAAGGCACTCCGGCGCCGCGGCTGAACCGGCCCGGCGGCAGTCGGGCCTGGCTGCCGAGCCAGTATGTGATCGCGTTCGCCGCCGACGACGGAAAGGTCACCGAGCAGTTCCGCCAGCCCGTCGCGGCGGGCGACCCGCGGCCGGTGTGGCCGACGATGGACGCACAAGCGCTGCGGGCCCGGCTCGGCAAGCCGTTCGAGGTGCCCAGCGATCACGGCGGCGGTAGCTGGCGGATGCTGATCGTGCCGGTGGACAGCGCCGATCCCGCGATTCCCGCCGGCGTGGTCGTGGCGGCCCCGCTGGAGGAGGTGTCGTCGACGGTCGACCATCTGGCCACCGCGTTCGAGCTGATCGGCGTCGTCGTGGCGCTGCTGCTCGGGGTGGCGGGCTGGTTCGCGGTGCGGGCGGGCCTTCGCCCGCTGCGCCGCATCGAGGCCACCGCGGCGGAGATCGCCGCCGGGCGTCCTTTGTCGCACCGGATGCCGGACGCGTCGCCGCGCACCGAGGCGGGCCGGCTCACCAGCGCGCTCAACGGGATGCTGGCCCAGCTGGAGTCGGCGTTCGCGGCACGCGCCGAGTCGGAGGAGCAGATGCGACGCTTCGTCGCGGACGCCAGCCATGAACTGCGCACCCCGTTGGCCGGCATCCGGGGCTTCGCCGAGCTGTACCGGATGGGCGCGCTCGCAGACGACGCCGACGTGAAGCGCACGATGGCCCGGATCGAGAGCGAGGCGGTGCGCCTGGGTGGTCTGGTGGAGGACCTGCTCACGCTGGTCCGCATGGACGAGCAGCGGCCGCTCCAGCTCGCACCGATGGATCTGCGCACCCTGGCGGTGGACGCGTTGCACGACACCCGCGCCCTGGACCCGACGCGCGAGGTGACCCTGACCGGGCTCGGCGGCAGCGGTGCGCCGGGACCGGCCCCGGTACTCGGCGACGAGTCGCGGCTGCGCCAGGTGGTCGCGAACCTTGTGGGGAACGCGGTGGCGCACACGCCCTCGGGCTCTGCGGTACGCATCGGGGTGGGCAGCACCGACGGCCACGGCTTCATCGAGGTCGCCGACTCGGGGCCCGGTCTCGCCCCGGAACAGGCGGCCCGCGTCTTCGAGCGCTTCTACCGGGTCGACGCCTCGCGCAGTCGGCAGACCGGGGGCGGCGCGGGGCTCGGCCTCGCCATCGCCTCGGCGCTCGTCCAGGCGCATCAGGGCGGGGTCGAGCTGGACACCGCGCCGGGCGAGGGCGCGGTCTTCAGGGTGCGGCTGCCCACGGCCCCCTGA